The Ensifer canadensis genomic sequence CCTCCACCCGCAACAGATAATCGGAACCGCCGGTCATGAGGTAACATTCCTGGATTTCCGGGTGCTTCCTCACCGCCGCCTCGAAGCGATTGAGGTGCTCCTCGGTCTGGCGTTCGAGCGTGATGTTGATGATCACCGCAATGGCGTTGTCGCCATCGGCGTTTCCGACCAGCGCCGTATAACCGCGGATCACGCCGCCCTGCTCCAGCAGATTGATGCGCCTCAGGCAGGCCGAAGGCGACAGCCCCACCTCGGCGGCGAGCTTTGTGTTGCTCATGCGCGCATTGAGACGCAGCAGACGAATGATGTTGCGATCGATCGCATCCAAACCGGACATGCAGATTCTTTCATTTTCCCGCCGATAATTCTTAAGATCAGCGAATACTCGAATATTCAAGCGCTACTTCGCATGATCGTGCTCGATTATTTCACTATGTTCGAGCGCAACTTCTGCCGGGGTTGGGGGCTGGTAACAGCGAGCATTTTGCGCGTACCTCAGCCAGTTTGACGATCGATCTGTGATCCTGAGGATGCGATGAAGATTACCATATTGGGCGCTGGTGTGATCGGCGTCACCTCCGCATATTATCTCGCCAAGGCGGGTCACGAGGTGACCGTCCTCGATCGGCAGCCCGGCCCCGCGCTGGAGACGAGCTTTGCCAATGCCGGCGAGATTTCTCCCGGCTATGCCTCGCCCTGGGCGGCACCCGGCATCCCGCAGAAGGCACTCAAGTGGCTGTTCATGAAGCACGCGCCCTTGATCATCCGCCCGATGGTGGACGCTGCCACCTGGCGCTGGATGACGGCAATGCTGCGCAACTGCACCTCGGCGCGTTACGCCATCAACAAGGGGCGGA encodes the following:
- a CDS encoding Lrp/AsnC family transcriptional regulator codes for the protein MSGLDAIDRNIIRLLRLNARMSNTKLAAEVGLSPSACLRRINLLEQGGVIRGYTALVGNADGDNAIAVIINITLERQTEEHLNRFEAAVRKHPEIQECYLMTGGSDYLLRVEVENAGDFERIHKEILAKLPGVLRIHSSFSIRNVLVSRARRR